The following are encoded in a window of Salinibacter ruber DSM 13855 genomic DNA:
- a CDS encoding YaiO family outer membrane beta-barrel protein: MIDRPLFFIVLTVAGLWSTPAQTQDRKVPDSAASEPKWKAAARYDYDRVSGGRVDWQRWTAVLQRSIPRGTVAATLVRQRRFDTADEGITVDLWQDLWAGAYGHLQVSFGPDAQIRPQYSLKAEIYQPVGPWELLGLYEGRRYTGSDVHQFGAGLARYVGAWYIRARTTAAPRKSTWAVSQRVGIRRFYYWTPSASYIDLEGGAGRSVELVGPNASLLTARTAFASLRVQHFLTDGCALTATLRYSDDGPLSRTGGALGIFVRW; the protein is encoded by the coding sequence ATGATTGACCGCCCCTTGTTTTTCATCGTCCTGACTGTTGCCGGGCTGTGGAGCACCCCGGCGCAGACGCAGGACAGAAAGGTACCGGACTCAGCGGCGTCTGAGCCGAAATGGAAAGCGGCAGCCCGCTACGACTATGACCGAGTGTCAGGGGGGCGGGTGGACTGGCAGCGATGGACCGCTGTTCTACAACGGTCTATTCCGAGAGGGACGGTAGCTGCCACTCTTGTTCGTCAGCGCCGCTTCGACACCGCAGACGAGGGAATCACCGTTGACCTGTGGCAGGACCTTTGGGCCGGGGCATATGGACACCTCCAGGTCAGCTTTGGGCCCGATGCCCAGATTCGCCCACAGTACAGCTTGAAGGCGGAGATCTACCAGCCAGTCGGACCTTGGGAGCTTCTGGGCCTCTACGAGGGCCGCCGATACACTGGAAGTGACGTGCATCAGTTCGGTGCAGGACTCGCCCGCTATGTCGGGGCCTGGTACATACGGGCACGCACGACCGCCGCGCCGCGCAAATCGACGTGGGCCGTTTCGCAGCGAGTGGGCATTCGCCGCTTCTACTACTGGACGCCGTCGGCCTCTTATATCGACCTGGAAGGCGGCGCAGGGAGGAGCGTCGAACTCGTGGGCCCGAACGCTAGTCTGCTGACAGCCCGCACCGCCTTTGCGAGCCTGCGGGTGCAACACTTCCTCACCGACGGATGCGCCCTAACGGCCACTCTCCGATACAGTGATGATGGACCCCTTTCCCGAACTGGCGGTGCACTGGGCATTTTTGTTCGGTGGTAA
- a CDS encoding LytR/AlgR family response regulator transcription factor has product MPMRCLVVDDEPLARERLRALLDEADEDVEVVAEAEGGKEAVSLIHDREPSVVFLDVQMPVLGGFDVVDLLPEPGQRPHIVFVTAYDEYAIQAFEARALDYLTKPVRLERLNKTLGRVQDALANDDAREQENLDDLRDSRQDQALKRLTVHVGHRLRVVPLEEVRWIEADEGFVFAHTEGGRYRTDFTLEELESRLPPTRFVRVHRSTIVNLDAAYELVPEPAGTATLRLQDGTEVKVARRRTDDVRSAIGG; this is encoded by the coding sequence ATGCCTATGCGTTGTCTCGTGGTCGATGATGAGCCCCTGGCTAGAGAGCGCCTCCGTGCCCTCCTCGATGAGGCCGACGAAGATGTGGAGGTCGTGGCCGAGGCCGAGGGCGGAAAGGAAGCCGTCTCCCTCATCCACGACCGCGAGCCCAGCGTGGTCTTCTTGGATGTACAGATGCCGGTCCTCGGTGGCTTCGATGTGGTGGACCTGCTGCCTGAGCCTGGCCAACGTCCCCACATCGTGTTTGTCACCGCGTACGACGAGTATGCGATTCAGGCCTTCGAGGCCCGCGCGCTCGACTACCTGACCAAGCCGGTCCGGCTCGAACGCCTCAACAAAACATTGGGCCGCGTGCAGGATGCGCTGGCAAACGATGACGCCAGGGAGCAGGAGAACCTCGACGACCTTCGGGACTCTCGGCAGGATCAGGCCCTGAAGCGGCTGACAGTTCACGTCGGGCACCGCCTCCGTGTGGTCCCGCTTGAGGAGGTGCGGTGGATCGAGGCGGATGAGGGATTTGTGTTTGCCCACACCGAGGGCGGGCGGTACCGAACCGACTTCACGCTGGAGGAACTCGAAAGCCGCCTTCCTCCAACCCGCTTCGTGCGGGTCCACCGCTCAACGATCGTCAACCTCGATGCCGCTTACGAACTGGTGCCTGAGCCGGCCGGAACCGCAACGCTCCGCCTTCAAGACGGCACCGAGGTAAAGGTCGCGCGTCGCCGTACCGATGACGTGAGGTCAGCTATAGGCGGATGA
- a CDS encoding DUF4112 domain-containing protein produces the protein MTADSSSDLGTPGAAGLVERLDRFAYWSDDCIPIPGIDARIGLDPVIGLVPVWGDVITAIVSCYVPYEAYRVGAPPSLVFKMLVVIVLDAFSGAIPVAGDLIDAAFKANKINVQMLKSHLGAY, from the coding sequence ATGACTGCAGACTCGTCTTCGGACCTCGGCACGCCGGGAGCAGCTGGCCTCGTGGAGCGTCTTGATCGATTTGCGTATTGGAGCGACGACTGCATCCCAATTCCTGGCATCGATGCCCGAATTGGGCTTGATCCAGTTATCGGTCTTGTGCCGGTCTGGGGAGACGTCATAACAGCGATCGTCTCGTGCTACGTGCCCTACGAGGCGTACCGCGTCGGCGCTCCACCTTCCCTCGTTTTCAAGATGCTGGTGGTCATCGTCTTGGATGCCTTTTCAGGTGCCATTCCAGTGGCAGGAGACCTCATCGATGCTGCGTTTAAGGCAAACAAAATCAATGTGCAGATGCTCAAAAGCCACTTGGGAGCTTACTAG
- a CDS encoding transposase, which translates to MVKTGTQWRMLPGEFAPWWAAHYYFRRWREEG; encoded by the coding sequence GTGGTGAAAACTGGAACCCAGTGGCGGATGTTGCCCGGAGAATTTGCCCCCTGGTGGGCCGCGCATTATTACTTTCGACGGTGGAGAGAGGAAGGCTGA
- a CDS encoding HD domain-containing protein, producing MSMPTLGDAIALAAEAHAGQTDKAGAPYVLHLLRMMQAQQSTEARMAAALHDLVEDTDYTFEDLEEMGYPIVRRVKIADLEDNVDLEENMDATRLGSVGEEDIGRPGRCLRTHRRLAGREEAS from the coding sequence ATGTCGATGCCAACGCTCGGAGATGCAATTGCGCTAGCGGCGGAGGCCCATGCCGGCCAGACCGACAAGGCTGGCGCGCCTTACGTTTTACATCTCCTCCGTATGATGCAGGCCCAGCAGTCCACCGAAGCGCGGATGGCCGCTGCCCTGCACGATCTGGTCGAGGATACGGATTATACCTTTGAGGACCTGGAGGAGATGGGGTACCCGATTGTCCGCCGGGTCAAGATCGCGGACCTGGAGGACAATGTGGATCTGGAAGAAAACATGGACGCGACCCGTCTGGGTTCGGTCGGGGAGGAAGACATAGGGAGGCCGGGCAGGTGCCTCCGGACCCACCGCCGTCTTGCCGGCAGGGAAGAGGCGAGCTGA
- a CDS encoding transposase — MGRALLLSTVERGRLNPVHFEHYFSRSPAQIGAPRRTKCTDHRLPVGSFCTGWAESEASTLSGEARGRKRHVAVDTQGLLWGVVVHAAGDHETQWALQLLAPTASRLDRVETVFADQAYQDLEETLEEELGWELQVVESDDGNSGFSVDPKRSVARENLRLVRRVASAGPRAGAADRLQRDNGAVRHAPNRLESARLKIKTDSQWRPERTDRVTLTDTHWIGAIAEEGCPLGELSPSPRDFIRYALPCPLVMVFLPQVLPPNKNAQCTASSGKGSIITVSESGR; from the coding sequence GTGGGCCGCGCATTATTACTTTCGACGGTGGAGAGAGGAAGGCTGAATCCTGTGCATTTTGAGCATTACTTCTCGCGCAGTCCGGCGCAGATCGGGGCGCCACGGAGAACCAAGTGCACTGATCACAGGCTGCCAGTCGGTTCCTTCTGCACGGGGTGGGCGGAATCAGAAGCTTCGACGCTTTCAGGGGAGGCCCGTGGCCGAAAACGACACGTTGCCGTCGATACGCAGGGGTTGCTTTGGGGCGTGGTCGTACATGCGGCCGGAGATCATGAAACGCAGTGGGCGCTGCAACTGCTCGCTCCGACAGCTTCTCGCCTTGATCGGGTAGAGACGGTCTTCGCCGATCAGGCCTACCAGGACCTCGAAGAAACCCTGGAAGAGGAGCTTGGCTGGGAGCTTCAAGTTGTTGAGTCCGACGATGGAAACTCCGGGTTCTCCGTCGATCCGAAGCGATCGGTCGCCCGAGAGAACCTACGGTTGGTTCGGAGGGTGGCGTCGGCTGGACCGAGAGCAGGAGCGGCGGACCGACTCCAGCGAGACAACGGTGCAGTTCGCCATGCTCCGAATCGCCTCGAGTCGGCTCGACTAAAAATCAAAACGGACTCTCAATGGAGGCCTGAGAGGACCGACCGAGTGACTCTTACAGATACGCACTGGATTGGTGCTATCGCCGAAGAGGGCTGCCCCTTGGGTGAGCTCTCCCCATCCCCACGTGACTTCATCCGCTACGCCCTACCCTGTCCACTCGTCATGGTTTTTCTACCACAAGTTTTACCACCGAACAAAAATGCCCAGTGCACCGCCAGTTCGGGAAAGGGGTCCATCATCACTGTATCGGAGAGTGGCCGTTAG